One genomic segment of Hymenobacter psoromatis includes these proteins:
- a CDS encoding GNAT family N-acetyltransferase, translating to MPPTPFPSLEAPRLRLRAFAPTDVSTIVTLANDYEVAKNTLNIPHPYHEEDARQWVQHTRESFQQQAAYTFALELRATGEFIGGIGLNLEPRFDRAEAGYWLGRPYWGRGLATEALGALLRFGFAELGLNKIYATHFAENLASGRVMLKNGMVKEGELAQHTKRDGRYHDLWQYRLLRAEYVGRASAR from the coding sequence ATGCCGCCTACCCCCTTCCCCAGCCTCGAAGCCCCACGCCTGCGGCTGCGCGCCTTCGCCCCGACCGACGTGTCGACCATCGTAACGCTGGCTAATGACTACGAGGTGGCCAAAAACACGCTCAACATTCCGCATCCCTACCACGAGGAAGATGCCCGGCAGTGGGTACAGCACACGCGGGAGAGTTTTCAGCAACAAGCGGCCTACACCTTTGCCCTGGAGCTGCGCGCCACCGGCGAGTTCATCGGCGGCATTGGTCTCAACCTGGAACCGCGCTTCGACCGGGCCGAGGCGGGCTACTGGCTGGGCCGGCCGTACTGGGGTAGGGGGCTGGCCACCGAGGCGCTGGGCGCGCTGCTGCGCTTCGGCTTTGCGGAGCTGGGGCTGAATAAAATCTATGCCACGCACTTCGCCGAAAATCTTGCTTCAGGCCGCGTAATGCTCAAAAACGGGATGGTGAAGGAAGGCGAGCTGGCGCAGCATACCAAGCGCGACGGCCGCTACCACGACCTCTGGCAATATCGGCTGCTGCGGGCGGAGTACGTGGGCCGCGCGTCAGCACGATAG
- a CDS encoding dipeptidase: MTTPAYLTQHQNRFLEELMDWLRIPSVSADPKFHGDVLRAADFLKARLEEAGAANVELCSTAGNPIVYGEYFVGPDRPTVLVYGHYDVQPADPYELWNSPPFEPVIQDGNIYARGACDDKGQVYMHVKALEMMLRDGGAGVPCNLKFMFEGEEEVGSDNLGIFVKANQEKLKADVILISDTGILANDVPSIEVGLRGLSYHEVEVTGPNRDLHSGLYGGAVLNPINALCDMISSLHDADCHITIPGFYDNVAELSPAERAELAQAPFSEADFKQSIGLPAAVGEKGFTTPERTSIRPTLDVNGIWGGYIGEGAKTVIPGKAFAKISMRLVPHQTSDEITALFQKHFASIAPAGVTVQVRPHHGGEPVVTPTDSAAYRAAAKALTTTFGKAPVPTRGGGSIPIVAMFKSELGLDSVLLGFGLDSDAIHSPNEHFGVFNFLKGIETIPEFYKEYAAAR; encoded by the coding sequence ATGACTACCCCCGCTTACCTTACCCAGCACCAAAATCGCTTTCTCGAAGAGCTAATGGACTGGCTCCGTATCCCGTCCGTATCGGCCGACCCGAAGTTTCACGGCGACGTGCTGCGCGCCGCTGACTTTCTGAAAGCCAGGCTCGAAGAAGCCGGCGCGGCCAACGTAGAGCTGTGCTCCACGGCCGGCAACCCCATCGTGTACGGCGAGTATTTCGTGGGCCCCGACCGGCCCACCGTGCTTGTATACGGGCACTACGACGTGCAGCCCGCCGACCCCTACGAGCTATGGAATTCGCCGCCCTTCGAGCCGGTCATTCAGGATGGAAACATCTATGCCCGCGGTGCCTGCGACGACAAAGGCCAGGTGTACATGCACGTGAAGGCCCTGGAAATGATGCTGCGCGACGGCGGCGCGGGCGTTCCTTGCAACCTCAAATTCATGTTTGAGGGCGAGGAGGAAGTAGGCTCCGACAACCTGGGCATCTTTGTGAAAGCCAACCAGGAAAAGCTTAAAGCCGATGTCATTCTCATCTCCGACACCGGTATTTTAGCCAACGATGTGCCTAGCATTGAGGTGGGCCTGCGCGGCCTTAGCTACCACGAGGTGGAAGTGACCGGCCCCAACCGCGACCTGCACTCCGGCCTCTATGGCGGCGCGGTGTTGAACCCCATCAACGCGCTCTGCGATATGATTAGCAGCCTGCACGATGCGGACTGCCATATCACCATCCCCGGCTTTTATGATAACGTGGCTGAGCTGAGCCCCGCCGAGCGTGCCGAGCTGGCCCAGGCCCCGTTTTCCGAAGCCGACTTCAAGCAGAGCATCGGCCTGCCCGCCGCCGTAGGCGAAAAAGGATTTACTACCCCCGAGCGCACCAGCATCCGGCCCACGCTCGACGTGAACGGCATCTGGGGCGGCTACATCGGCGAGGGTGCCAAAACGGTGATTCCCGGCAAGGCGTTCGCCAAAATCTCGATGCGCCTGGTGCCGCACCAGACCAGCGACGAGATTACGGCGCTCTTCCAGAAGCACTTCGCCAGCATTGCCCCGGCCGGCGTCACCGTCCAGGTGCGGCCCCACCACGGCGGCGAGCCCGTGGTGACGCCCACCGACTCGGCCGCTTACCGCGCCGCCGCCAAGGCCCTCACTACTACCTTTGGCAAGGCACCGGTGCCCACCCGCGGCGGCGGCTCCATCCCCATCGTGGCCATGTTTAAGAGCGAATTGGGCCTCGATTCGGTGCTGCTCGGCTTCGGGCTGGATAGCGACGCCATCCACTCGCCCAACGAACACTTCGGCGTGTTCAACTTCCTGAAAGGCATCGAAACCATCCCCGAATTCTACAAAGAATACGCGGCGGCGCGGTAA
- a CDS encoding porin family protein — protein MKKVVLFLALALGASTVAHAQYRGRGGNVSLGLKAGASLTDLVGKDASVFSSRFGFNAGVFANIGFARLFAFQPEIIYSQKGAHLGNNSDVSLRLHYIDVPLAFHVNTDGFFFEAGPQVGFLVAAKSEVGNTSADATNSFKTIDFGYLGGLGYQLKHGLGVGLRYNGEFTNVYKNYLVGPVTVQQRTRNSAFQLYATYSFN, from the coding sequence ATGAAAAAAGTAGTTCTATTCCTCGCCCTGGCCCTGGGCGCTAGCACGGTCGCTCACGCGCAGTACCGCGGGCGCGGCGGCAACGTGTCGCTGGGCCTCAAGGCCGGCGCGTCGCTCACTGACCTAGTGGGCAAGGATGCCAGCGTCTTCAGTAGCCGCTTCGGCTTTAATGCCGGCGTATTCGCCAATATTGGCTTTGCTCGGCTCTTTGCCTTTCAGCCCGAAATTATTTACTCGCAGAAGGGCGCGCATCTGGGCAACAACAGCGACGTAAGCCTGCGCCTGCACTACATCGACGTGCCGCTGGCCTTTCACGTCAACACCGACGGCTTTTTTTTCGAGGCCGGGCCACAGGTAGGCTTTCTGGTCGCCGCTAAAAGTGAAGTGGGCAATACCTCTGCTGACGCAACTAATAGCTTCAAAACCATTGATTTTGGCTACTTAGGCGGCCTGGGCTACCAGCTCAAGCACGGCCTGGGGGTAGGGCTGCGCTATAACGGCGAGTTTACTAACGTGTATAAGAATTACCTTGTTGGGCCAGTTACGGTCCAGCAGCGCACGCGCAACAGCGCCTTTCAGCTCTACGCTACGTACTCGTTCAACTAA
- a CDS encoding porin family protein: MKKVFLLLGLAVGLAGTAQAQSAHFGIKAGASLTNFTGKGSDGADYKFGFNGGLVANFAVNDAFSVQPEVLFSMKGSKVTDNSTGSNYTGKLKLNYIDVPVLAHINAGGLFFELGPQIGFLASANASVDVSGQSISQDVKDQIKSVDFGYAAGLGYQVASGPGIGLRYNGGFTDISKGNTSNSDAVRNGAFQLYLTYMFGGK; encoded by the coding sequence ATGAAAAAAGTTTTTTTACTATTAGGATTGGCCGTTGGGTTAGCTGGTACCGCACAGGCACAGAGCGCTCATTTTGGTATTAAAGCCGGGGCGTCGCTAACTAATTTTACCGGTAAAGGGTCAGACGGAGCCGATTACAAGTTTGGTTTCAATGGTGGCTTGGTCGCCAATTTTGCCGTAAACGATGCTTTCTCGGTGCAGCCGGAAGTATTGTTTTCAATGAAAGGGTCTAAGGTTACCGATAATTCTACCGGAAGCAATTACACCGGCAAGCTTAAGCTTAATTACATTGACGTACCAGTTTTGGCGCACATCAACGCGGGGGGATTATTTTTTGAGCTTGGCCCACAAATTGGCTTTTTGGCATCGGCTAACGCTTCCGTCGATGTCAGTGGTCAATCAATATCCCAAGACGTTAAAGACCAGATAAAAAGCGTAGACTTTGGCTATGCGGCTGGCTTGGGTTACCAGGTTGCAAGTGGCCCAGGCATTGGCCTGCGCTATAATGGGGGTTTCACCGACATCAGCAAAGGAAATACGAGCAACAGCGATGCCGTTCGCAACGGTGCTTTTCAACTGTACCTGACCTATATGTTTGGCGGCAAGTAA
- a CDS encoding porin family protein: protein MKKLLLSLALFTGLADAAHAQSGVLKYGVKGGFNLSSYTGGGDTGSNTGFKPGFAAGVLVNYGLSDMTSLQIEGLYSQKGAFINQANYSAGNSLAPYNGQQYRSTLSYIDVPVLFKVTTGEEGKGLFFELGPQASFALGDREFFRPQGDKAGSPNEVTVFNTRDRLVPVGVGYVGGIGYQLTSGLGLGLRYTGDFSNVYKDGFGTGSAPLQGSNNFHNGVFQLQVHYLFGGKS, encoded by the coding sequence ATGAAAAAATTACTGCTTTCCCTCGCTCTGTTTACCGGCTTGGCCGATGCTGCTCACGCCCAAAGCGGCGTTTTAAAATATGGTGTCAAAGGCGGCTTCAACCTCAGCTCCTACACGGGCGGCGGCGACACCGGCTCCAACACGGGCTTCAAGCCGGGCTTCGCGGCCGGCGTACTCGTCAATTATGGTCTCTCGGACATGACCTCGCTTCAGATTGAGGGCCTGTACTCGCAGAAGGGCGCTTTTATTAACCAGGCCAACTACTCCGCCGGCAACTCGCTGGCCCCCTACAACGGCCAGCAGTACCGCTCTACCCTATCTTATATTGACGTGCCGGTACTGTTCAAAGTAACCACCGGTGAGGAAGGCAAGGGCTTGTTCTTCGAGCTGGGCCCGCAGGCTAGCTTTGCGCTCGGCGACCGCGAGTTTTTCCGCCCGCAGGGCGACAAAGCGGGTAGCCCGAACGAAGTGACGGTATTCAACACCCGCGACCGTCTCGTGCCGGTAGGCGTCGGCTACGTGGGCGGCATCGGCTACCAGCTCACCAGCGGCCTGGGCCTGGGCCTGCGCTACACCGGCGACTTCTCGAATGTATATAAGGATGGCTTCGGCACCGGTAGCGCCCCGCTTCAGGGCAGCAACAACTTCCACAACGGGGTATTCCAGTTACAGGTGCACTACCTGTTTGGCGGTAAAAGCTAG
- a CDS encoding acyloxyacyl hydrolase: protein MILRFKGRLQRVSFYLVIAAWWSGGLPGRAQTLPPADSVKSAAPASKIIFGAYAQGAIIISHTPPVAHLVASHPTGFELNAQHQTTGAAPWHGWYKYPKVGLALIYYDFHNPILGQSYAASVYLSKAISRTARHDLSFRLGTGLAYFPQHYDLYTNRKNNFVSSALNATLQFRLEYDLALSPHLGLLLGLGLNHYSNGATAKPNFGINLPTLLLGFNYHQLRPVPTAPALAPDPADVGHNFWNLSTSLGYKQRSGGDQTHYLVNSVTLAAGRRVSRKSNLLVGVEGFYDRSLLAMLHDSASHPGEHLPDVKKASAFAGHELLFGRLALVTHLGVYFYNPYKSNGFLYERVGLKYQFTNLLFADIDLKAHRAIADVIEFKVGVKL from the coding sequence GTGATACTTCGGTTTAAAGGGCGTTTGCAGCGCGTTAGTTTTTACTTAGTTATCGCCGCCTGGTGGAGCGGCGGCCTGCCGGGCCGGGCCCAAACCCTACCCCCCGCCGACTCGGTGAAAAGCGCGGCTCCGGCCAGTAAAATTATTTTTGGTGCCTATGCGCAGGGGGCCATCATTATCAGCCACACGCCGCCGGTGGCGCACCTGGTAGCCTCGCACCCCACGGGCTTTGAGCTGAACGCGCAGCACCAGACCACCGGGGCCGCGCCCTGGCACGGCTGGTATAAGTACCCCAAAGTGGGCCTGGCCCTGATTTACTACGACTTTCACAACCCTATCCTGGGCCAGAGCTACGCGGCCTCGGTGTATCTCAGCAAGGCCATCAGCCGCACGGCCCGCCACGACCTGAGCTTTCGGCTGGGTACGGGGCTGGCGTATTTTCCTCAGCACTACGACCTGTATACCAACCGGAAGAACAACTTCGTCAGCTCGGCGCTGAATGCCACGCTGCAATTCCGGCTGGAGTACGACCTGGCCTTGAGCCCGCACCTGGGCCTGCTGCTGGGGCTGGGCCTCAACCACTACTCCAACGGGGCCACGGCCAAGCCCAACTTTGGCATCAACCTGCCTACCCTGCTGCTGGGCTTCAACTACCACCAGTTGCGGCCGGTGCCCACGGCCCCGGCCCTGGCCCCCGACCCGGCCGACGTGGGCCACAATTTTTGGAACCTGAGCACCAGCCTGGGCTACAAGCAGCGCAGCGGCGGCGACCAGACGCACTACCTCGTGAACTCGGTGACGCTGGCCGCCGGCCGGCGCGTGAGCCGCAAAAGCAACCTGCTGGTGGGCGTGGAGGGCTTCTACGACCGCTCGCTGCTAGCCATGTTGCACGATTCGGCCAGCCACCCCGGCGAGCACCTGCCCGATGTGAAGAAGGCCAGCGCCTTTGCGGGCCACGAGCTGCTGTTTGGGCGGCTGGCGCTGGTGACGCACCTGGGGGTGTATTTCTATAATCCTTACAAGTCGAATGGTTTTCTCTACGAGCGCGTCGGGCTGAAATACCAGTTTACCAACCTGCTCTTCGCCGATATTGACCTCAAAGCCCACCGGGCCATCGCCGACGTGATAGAGTTTAAGGTGGGCGTGAAGCTGTAG
- a CDS encoding quinone-dependent dihydroorotate dehydrogenase, which yields MYKSVVKPLLFNLDAERAHHLVFDNLKRAARLPGAGALLRGLYDYQHPSLAREVFGLKFPNPVGLAAGFDKNAVLTDELATLGFGFVEIGTVTPRPQPGNPQPRLFRLPQDAALINRMGFNNDGAAAVAARLAGRHNRQLIIGGNIGKNKDTPNERAADDYVAAFEALAEVVDYFVVNVSSPNTPGLRELQDKKPLINLLQQVQARNLARPTPRPLLLKIAPDLTDAQLDDILEIACETKLSGLVATNTTIGRTGLRTPTPTVAGYGAGGLSGRPLRARATEVIAYLHQKSRGALPIIGAGGIHSAQDALEKLAAGAVLVQLYTGFIYEGPGLVRQINRALARR from the coding sequence ATGTATAAGTCTGTCGTTAAGCCGCTGCTTTTTAACCTCGACGCGGAGCGGGCGCACCACCTCGTATTCGATAACCTGAAGCGGGCGGCGCGGCTGCCGGGAGCCGGCGCGCTACTGCGCGGCCTCTATGACTACCAGCACCCAAGTTTGGCGCGGGAGGTATTTGGGCTGAAATTTCCGAACCCCGTGGGGTTGGCGGCGGGCTTCGATAAGAACGCGGTGCTGACCGATGAGCTGGCGACGCTGGGCTTCGGGTTCGTGGAAATCGGGACGGTGACGCCCCGGCCGCAGCCCGGCAACCCGCAGCCGCGCCTGTTTCGGCTGCCGCAGGATGCGGCGCTGATTAACCGCATGGGCTTTAATAATGACGGGGCGGCGGCCGTGGCGGCGCGCCTGGCCGGGCGGCACAACCGGCAGCTCATCATCGGCGGCAACATTGGGAAGAATAAGGACACACCCAACGAGCGCGCGGCCGACGACTACGTGGCGGCCTTCGAAGCATTGGCCGAAGTGGTCGATTATTTCGTGGTGAACGTTAGCTCGCCTAACACGCCGGGCCTGCGCGAATTGCAGGACAAGAAGCCGCTTATCAACCTCTTGCAGCAGGTGCAGGCCCGTAACCTGGCCCGCCCTACCCCCCGCCCGCTGCTGCTCAAAATTGCGCCCGACCTCACCGACGCGCAGCTCGATGACATCCTGGAAATAGCCTGCGAAACTAAGCTCAGCGGCCTCGTGGCCACGAACACGACCATCGGCCGCACCGGGCTACGCACGCCTACCCCCACCGTGGCGGGCTACGGCGCGGGCGGCCTCAGCGGGCGGCCGCTGCGGGCGCGAGCCACGGAAGTCATCGCCTACCTCCACCAAAAAAGCCGGGGCGCGCTGCCCATTATCGGAGCGGGCGGCATCCACTCGGCCCAGGATGCGCTGGAAAAGCTGGCCGCCGGCGCGGTGCTGGTGCAGCTCTACACGGGCTTTATCTACGAAGGGCCAGGGCTGGTGCGGCAAATAAACCGGGCGCTGGCCCGGCGCTAA
- a CDS encoding DUF86 domain-containing protein, giving the protein MSKRLDSTILQKLFYAASQTQHSSLPAFLQDEDLQDIVLRQLTIVGEAAARVLADTRQHYSQIDWRRITGMRNFVAHKYFRVDFTLIWNAVTTLLPALLLELPGVLAHVLADEQSRQTPDV; this is encoded by the coding sequence ATGAGCAAGCGGCTTGATTCGACCATTTTGCAGAAGTTGTTTTATGCCGCTAGCCAGACGCAGCACAGCAGCCTACCGGCTTTTTTGCAAGACGAAGATTTACAAGATATTGTGCTACGGCAACTCACGATAGTGGGTGAGGCTGCGGCCAGAGTCTTAGCTGATACCCGGCAGCACTACTCCCAAATTGATTGGCGGCGCATTACGGGGATGCGCAACTTTGTAGCCCACAAATACTTTCGGGTAGATTTTACGCTTATCTGGAATGCCGTTACAACCCTTTTGCCGGCATTGCTGCTTGAGCTACCGGGGGTGCTGGCTCACGTTTTAGCCGACGAGCAATCGCGGCAAACTCCGGATGTATAA
- a CDS encoding nucleotidyltransferase family protein has translation MLPHSIDYIRQVLAECFADKPVRRVQVFGSYARGEATAESDLDLLLSYEPTNSLSLFDLVDYQEDLQRKLGLSVDLGTALSPYALPFIEPDLTTMYEQAA, from the coding sequence ATGTTGCCGCACTCAATCGATTATATCCGTCAGGTTTTAGCCGAGTGCTTCGCCGATAAGCCGGTGCGGCGGGTGCAGGTGTTCGGCTCCTACGCGCGGGGCGAGGCCACGGCCGAGTCGGATTTGGATTTGCTATTGAGCTATGAGCCCACCAACTCTCTATCGCTCTTTGATTTGGTTGATTACCAGGAAGATTTGCAGCGAAAACTTGGATTGTCCGTTGACTTAGGTACGGCGCTGTCGCCCTACGCCCTACCTTTTATTGAGCCCGATTTGACGACAATGTATGAGCAAGCGGCTTGA
- a CDS encoding YifB family Mg chelatase-like AAA ATPase encodes MLTKTYGSAVQGVNAYTITIEVVVTAGTLFYVVGLADSAIKESQQRIESALKLRGYRMPRTKVVVNMAPADIRKEGAAYDLPIALGILHASQQLNTEELERYIIMGELALDGAVRPIKGVLPIAIQARKEGFKGIILPKENAQEAAIVNNLDVIPVETMQQAIDFLEGRETIEPVRIDTRDIFQHTANQYAADFADVQGQENIKRALEIAAAGGHNVIMIGPPGAGKTMLAKRLPTILPPLNMPEALETTKIHSVAGKLGTGQGLLNQRPFRAPHHTISDVALVGGGSNPQPGEISLSHNGVLFLDELPEFKRTVLEVMRQPLEERRVTISRAKVSIDFPANFMLIASMNPCPCGYYNHPDKECVCGPGVVQKYLNKVSGPLLDRIDLHVEVTPVTFDQMTETRKSETSHDIQQRVQKAREVQTRRFAEQPDVYSNAMMPSQMVKDICEISQAGRTLLKTAMERLGLSARAYDRILKVARTIADLAGTDEIQIQHLAEAIQYRSLDREGWAG; translated from the coding sequence ATGCTTACCAAAACCTACGGCTCGGCCGTGCAGGGCGTCAATGCCTACACCATTACCATTGAGGTGGTGGTCACGGCCGGGACGCTCTTCTACGTAGTTGGCCTGGCCGACTCGGCCATCAAGGAAAGCCAGCAGCGCATCGAGTCGGCGCTGAAGTTGCGCGGCTACCGGATGCCGCGCACCAAAGTGGTGGTAAACATGGCCCCGGCCGATATTCGCAAGGAGGGCGCGGCCTACGATTTGCCCATCGCGCTGGGCATTCTGCACGCCTCGCAACAGCTGAATACCGAGGAGCTGGAGCGCTACATCATCATGGGCGAGCTGGCGCTCGACGGCGCGGTGCGGCCCATTAAGGGCGTGCTGCCGATTGCTATTCAGGCCCGCAAAGAAGGGTTTAAGGGCATCATCTTACCGAAGGAAAACGCGCAGGAGGCGGCCATTGTGAATAACCTGGACGTGATTCCGGTGGAGACGATGCAGCAGGCCATCGATTTTTTGGAGGGTAGGGAAACCATTGAGCCCGTGCGCATTGACACCCGCGATATTTTTCAGCACACCGCCAACCAGTATGCTGCCGACTTTGCCGACGTGCAGGGCCAGGAAAACATCAAGCGGGCGCTGGAAATAGCGGCGGCCGGCGGCCACAACGTTATCATGATTGGGCCACCCGGCGCGGGCAAAACCATGCTGGCCAAGCGCCTGCCCACCATCCTACCCCCCCTGAATATGCCGGAGGCGCTGGAAACCACTAAGATTCACTCGGTAGCCGGCAAGCTGGGCACGGGCCAGGGGCTACTGAACCAGCGGCCCTTCCGGGCTCCGCACCACACGATTTCGGACGTGGCGCTGGTGGGCGGGGGTAGCAACCCGCAGCCGGGCGAAATCTCGCTCTCGCACAACGGCGTGCTGTTTCTGGACGAGCTGCCCGAGTTTAAGCGCACGGTGCTGGAGGTGATGCGCCAGCCGCTGGAAGAGCGCCGCGTCACCATCTCGCGGGCCAAAGTCAGCATTGACTTTCCGGCTAATTTTATGCTCATCGCCAGCATGAACCCCTGCCCGTGCGGCTACTACAACCACCCTGACAAAGAGTGCGTGTGCGGGCCGGGGGTCGTGCAGAAGTACCTCAATAAAGTGTCGGGGCCGCTGCTCGACCGCATCGACCTGCATGTGGAGGTGACGCCCGTCACCTTCGACCAGATGACCGAAACCCGCAAATCCGAAACCAGCCACGATATTCAGCAGCGCGTGCAAAAAGCCCGCGAAGTCCAGACCCGGCGCTTCGCCGAGCAGCCTGATGTTTATTCCAACGCCATGATGCCCTCGCAGATGGTGAAGGACATTTGCGAGATAAGCCAGGCCGGCCGCACCCTACTTAAAACCGCAATGGAACGCCTCGGCCTCAGCGCCCGCGCCTACGACCGCATCCTGAAAGTAGCCCGCACGATAGCCGACCTCGCGGGCACCGACGAAATCCAGATTCAGCACCTGGCCGAAGCCATTCAGTACCGGAGCCTGGACCGCGAAGGCTGGGCGGGGTGA
- the lpcA gene encoding D-sedoheptulose 7-phosphate isomerase, whose amino-acid sequence MHLPDLIRAELTEARAVLDSFLADEANLQRIADAAQLFATSLNNGGKALTCGNGGSLCDAQHFAEELSGRYRQNRRALAAIALTDASHLTCVANDFGFEFVFSRFVEALGRPGDVLLAISTSGNSPNILRAAEAAKALGMKVVSLTGKDGGQLAALSDVEIRVPHAGYADRIQEIHIKAIHIMILLIEKLVAA is encoded by the coding sequence TTGCACCTTCCTGACCTCATTCGCGCCGAGCTGACCGAAGCCCGCGCCGTGCTCGATTCCTTTCTGGCCGACGAGGCCAACCTTCAGCGCATTGCCGACGCGGCCCAGCTTTTTGCCACCAGCCTGAACAACGGCGGCAAGGCCCTGACCTGCGGCAATGGTGGCAGCCTCTGCGACGCCCAGCACTTTGCCGAGGAGCTGAGCGGCCGCTACCGCCAAAACCGCCGCGCCCTGGCCGCCATCGCCCTCACCGATGCCTCGCACCTGACTTGCGTGGCCAATGACTTCGGCTTCGAGTTCGTGTTCAGCCGCTTCGTGGAGGCGCTGGGTCGACCCGGCGACGTGCTGCTGGCCATCAGCACCAGCGGCAACTCGCCCAACATTCTGCGCGCCGCTGAAGCCGCCAAAGCCCTGGGCATGAAGGTAGTAAGCCTCACCGGTAAGGACGGTGGCCAGCTCGCCGCGCTCAGCGACGTGGAAATCCGGGTGCCCCACGCCGGCTACGCCGACCGCATCCAGGAAATCCACATCAAGGCCATTCATATTATGATTTTACTCATCGAAAAGCTGGTAGCGGCGTAA